The nucleotide sequence TTGCAAAGTCGTCTGTTTTGAACCACCCATCTGGAGTTATCGCCTTTGCCGTTTTCTCGGGATCATGAAAGTATTCTTTCATAAACACGGGGCCTTTAAACCAGAGTTCCCCTCTGGTGTTGATAGGAACTGTTTCCTCTTCTTTATTCACGACCTTGACCTGCAGACCATTAGACAACAATGGTGGACCACAGCAGAACTCTGGAAAAGCATCCGGGTCTGTCAGATGATATGAATTGCTTAGAAAGAATTCGGTGCATCCATAAACAGCTTCCAGGGTCTCACAAGGCTTGCCTATGGCTTTTGTCAGGGCTTTGGTCACTGGTTGGCCTCCGGTTAACAAGGTTTTAATCGGCCAGTTCTTTGGCAAGTCTTCCtgtaaaaatagatttttaaaacatgtttatattcgAATTCCTGCCTTCAATTAATCTTCAATGTTATTTTGATGAGAACACGAAATTGAGATGGATACCACTTATCATGTGTTTTTTAAGTTGTTGGTGAAAATAATTATAGTCAATAGCACTTACTAACCGCCTGTTTGATGAGTGCGTGAATCATAGGGGGAAGACCAAGCGCAACTGTACATCGTTCTCTCGTGATGATTTCGATAACAGCCGATAGTCGGTCGGTCCCTAGCTCCGTAAACCCGGAAATGGCCACTCTCGTATTTCCGCAGAATACAGAGATTGGAAAACCGCCTATCCAATTAAATGGCCGATCGTTGAAGAGAACAGCATCTCTCCTCAGCCAGTT is from Mya arenaria isolate MELC-2E11 chromosome 9, ASM2691426v1 and encodes:
- the LOC128245536 gene encoding uncharacterized protein LOC128245536, with the translated sequence MIHALIKQAEDLPKNWPIKTLLTGGQPVTKALTKAIGKPCETLEAVYGCTEFFLSNSYHLTDPDAFPEFCCGPPLLSNGLQVKVVNKEEETVPINTRGELWFKGPVFMKEYFHDPEKTAKAITPDGWFKTDDFAMMDEDGLFYVFGRISNMIISGGMNVVPEILETAIKGCPGIDHVVVVPVSDPVYYQSICACVILKREANTTEDYIRQFCDIHHNDRPGLFTVLPKFYMFLDAFPETRTGKTSRKDLQAVAEEKFGNYA